One genomic segment of Nonomuraea coxensis DSM 45129 includes these proteins:
- a CDS encoding 50S ribosomal protein bL37, which produces MARRARKGRARKKKKANHGKRPTAR; this is translated from the coding sequence ATGGCCAGGCGAGCACGCAAAGGCAGGGCGCGCAAGAAGAAGAAGGCGAACCACGGCAAGCGCCCCACCGCACGCTAG